Proteins co-encoded in one Actinomadura luteofluorescens genomic window:
- a CDS encoding ATP-binding protein, giving the protein MPEKPHTPGTAGTKLAEGAFSAWPLPPGPRAAAVARAVVRSVLDELDLPSEIVSDAQTIISELATNAVVHGDRESAEVWAYLSRHPSPRLNLKVFDAAPWRGSGAADPAATVTPTAPITGEQASDAYRGRGLMLVNALTGEAGGCWGIHPTRRRLGPDPVPGKAVYFTVPLPKSSAAALPPPAPGPLPERLRELAGARGLRSLVSLGEATVVHFGAGLWVWVKDRALLCELPGRGLVRYPPSDAVEVVEQMVRLCEESTADGAAPLVPSWDMC; this is encoded by the coding sequence ATGCCGGAAAAGCCGCATACGCCGGGAACAGCGGGGACAAAGCTGGCCGAGGGCGCGTTTTCGGCATGGCCCTTGCCGCCCGGCCCAAGGGCGGCGGCGGTCGCGCGTGCCGTCGTCCGGTCGGTGCTCGACGAGCTGGATCTGCCCTCGGAAATCGTGAGCGACGCGCAGACGATCATCTCCGAGCTCGCCACCAACGCCGTCGTGCACGGCGACCGGGAGAGCGCCGAGGTGTGGGCGTACCTCAGCCGCCACCCTTCTCCTCGGCTCAACCTCAAGGTGTTCGACGCCGCGCCCTGGCGGGGGAGCGGCGCCGCCGACCCGGCGGCCACCGTCACACCGACCGCGCCGATCACCGGTGAGCAGGCCTCTGACGCCTACAGGGGCCGCGGCCTGATGCTCGTGAACGCGCTGACCGGGGAGGCCGGCGGATGCTGGGGCATCCACCCCACCCGGCGTCGGCTCGGCCCGGACCCCGTGCCCGGCAAGGCCGTCTACTTCACGGTCCCGCTGCCGAAGTCGTCCGCGGCCGCCCTGCCCCCGCCCGCCCCGGGCCCGCTGCCCGAACGGCTCCGCGAGCTCGCCGGCGCGCGCGGGCTGCGGTCCCTCGTCTCGCTCGGCGAGGCGACAGTGGTGCACTTCGGCGCCGGACTGTGGGTCTGGGTGAAGGACCGGGCACTGCTCTGCGAGCTGCCGGGGCGCGGCCTCGTCCGGTACCCGCCCTCTGATGCGGTCGAGGTCGTCGAGCAGATGGTCCGGCTGTGTGAGGAGAGCACAGCCGACGGTGCCGCCCCGCTCGTCCCGTCGTGGGACATGTGCTGA